A single region of the Pyricularia oryzae 70-15 chromosome 4, whole genome shotgun sequence genome encodes:
- a CDS encoding mRNA cap guanine-N7 methyltransferase: MAGGADLDEPPRQSDSTTDRKRPADSTHEIGSADVPRDRAGNKTYDISKLEPARKRQRSKSPSGEAAPRKLKRPGARATISEADRKAARERALERERLAREAATADEERQQINDVVKAHYNAVPERGRDWRKTDSRIKGLRSFNNWIKSCIIQKFSPDEDHQPGRGGGPSILVLDMGCGKGGDLGKWQQAPQHVELYVGMDPADVSIDQARDRYRSMSSRGGRGGRGGRGGGRGPARLFEARFHVKDCFGEPISDIDIIRQVGFESGPHGGGRGFDVVSMMFCMHYAFETEQKARQMLKNVAGALRKGGRLIGAIPNSDVISTKVREHNERMVEMKKKQAEAGDGSKKDDGGDAEEGELDEPEVEKSAEWGNDIYRVRFPGKTPEDGIFRPPFGWKYNFFLHEAVEEVPEYVVPWEAFRALAEDYNLELQWHRSFKEIWDQEKDDRTLGPLSERMHVRDRNTGELLVSPEELEAANFYVGFCFYKV, encoded by the coding sequence ACCTGCAGATTCAACACATGAGATAGGCTCTGCCGATGTGCCCAGAGATCGAGCAGGCAACAAGACTTATGATATCAGCAAGCTAGAGCCCGCACGCAAGCGGCAGCGCTCCAAGTCGCCTAGTGGTGAAGCTGCTCCCAGGAAGCTCAAGCGACCTGGCGCTCGTGCAACTATTTCGGAAGCAGATCGCAAGGCCGCGAGGGAACGCGCACTCGAGCGTGAGCGATTGGCTCGGGAGGCCGCCACAGCAGATGAGGAGCGTCAGCAGATCAATGATGTAGTCAAAGCTCACTACAACGCCGTACCAGAGAGGGGTCGCGATTGGCGCAAGACCGATAGTCGTATCAAGGGTCTCCGCTCGTTCAACAACTGGATCAAGAGCTGCATCATTCAGAAATTCTCTCCTGACGAGGACCACCAGCCAGGAAGGGGCGGTGGTCCCAGCATACTAGTACTGGACATGGGTTGTGGCAAGGGTGGTGATCTGGGCAAATGGCAACAGGCCCCTCAGCACGTTGAGCTGTACGTCGGCATGGATCCTGCCGATGTGAGTATCGACCAGGCTAGGGACCGCTATCGCAGCATGAGCAGCCGGGGTGGCCGCGGTGGAAGGGGAGGACGTGGTGGTGGTCGTGGTCCGGCTAGGTTATTCGAGGCCCGCTTTCACGTCAAGGATTGCTTTGGCGAGCCCATCAGCGACATTGACATCATACGTCAGGTTGGCTTTGAGAGCGGACCCCACGGTGGTGGGCGTGGCTTTGATGTTGTCAGCATGATGTTTTGTATGCACTATGCATTCGAGACGGAGCAAAAGGCACGCCAGATGCTTAAAAATGTCGCAGGGGCTCTGAGGAAAGGTGGACGCCTCATTGGTGCTATTCCCAACTCGGACGTCATCAGTACCAAAGTCCGCGAGCACAATGAACGCATGGTAGAAATGAAGAAAAAACAGGCAGAGGCTGGTGACGGTTCAAAGAAAGATGACGGTGGCGATGCCGAGGAGGGCGAGCTTGACGAGCCAGAGGTTGAGAAGTCGGCAGAATGGGGCAATGATATTTACCGGGTCAGGTTCCCGGGGAAGACGCCGGAGGACGGCATTTTCCGTCCACCTTTCGGTTGGAAGTATAACTTCTTTTTGCACGAGGCAGTCGAAGAGGTCCCTGAGTATGTGGTACCATGGGAGGCTTTCCGTGCCTTGGCCGAAGATTACAACCTGGAGCTGCAGTGGCACCGAAGTTTCAAAGAGATTTGGGATCAAGAGAAGGATGACCGAACCCTCGGCCCCTTGAGTGAGAGGATGCATGTGCGAGACAGGAATACCGGCGAACTGCTGGTCAGCCCTGAGGAGCTGGAGGCTGCGAATTTCTACGTTGGCTTCTGCTTTTACAAGGTCTAG